The DNA sequence CTGGATCGACACCTGGCTCAAGCGTCAGTACGACGGAATCGAACGCCGTTATGTGGTGCATGATGCTGTCGCTCATGAAGTGGATGAAGATACGTTTTACCGCGTTCGTGAAAGTGGCGGGACGCGTATCTCATCCGCTTACCGGGCTGCAGATTACATCATCAAACGGGACTTTCCCCCGGCACTCTGGAACATTTACTGTTTTCAGTTTTCCGACGGTGACAACTGGGGCGAGGACAATACGGAGTGTATTGAAAGCCTGAAACAGAATCTGTTTCCTGTCTGTAATCTGTTCTGTTATGGACAGGTCAGAAGTCCCTATGGCTCTGGAGACTTCATCAAGGAACTCCGCAAGGTTGAAGAAGAGTTTGATAACCTGATTCTTTCAGAAATCGAAGATAAAGAAGGCATCTACGGCTCGATCAAGACATTTCTGGGAACAGGAAAATAATAACAGCGACAGGATTGCTTCTGCTAAGGGAGCAGTTACTGACGACTGACGGAGGCTCGTATGGTAGTCACAACGCATCGCCCTTTACCTAAAGAACTCAGTGATATCCAGCAGGAGATGGAGCAGCACGCGCTGGATTACGGGCTCGATTTCTTCAAAACGATCTTTGAAGTGCTCGACTACGAAGAGCTGAGTATGTTTGCCGCCTATGGTGGGTTTCCCATTCGCTATCCACACTGGCGGTTCGGCGCTCAGTATGATGAGCTGATGAAAGGCTACTCATACGGTTTGCAGAAGATCTATGAGATGGTGATCAACACAGATCCCTGTTACGCCTACCTGCTCAGTGCCAATGATATCACCGACCAGAAACTGGTGATTGCGCACGTGTATGGGCACTGTGATTTTTTCAAAAACAACGCTTGGTTTGCGCATACAAACCGCAAGATGCTCGACCAGATGGCCAATCATGCGACTCGCGTGAATCGTCACATTGATGAGCAGGGTTACGAAAAGGTCGAGACCTTCATTGATACCTGTCTGTCACTGGAGAGTCTGATCGATCCTTATGCCCCACACATTCGACGTACGCAGAAATCAGAATCGAAGGCTGATACTCAAAGACGCAAAGCAGAGGATGCCGAAAGCACGGGAGGCCGTTTTCCCGCCAAGAACTATATGGATCGCTATATCAATCCGGAAGATGCTCTGGAAGAAGAAGCGAGTCAAAAACGGCAGAAAGCGATGGAACTGTCTGATCAACTGAAGTTCCCGAAAGAACGCGTGCGGGATGTGCTGTTATTTCTGTTGCAGTATGCGCCGCTGGAAGACTGGCAGCGTGATGTTCTGACAATTATTCGTGATGAGGCCTACTACTTCGCCCCGCAGGGACAGACCAAGATTATGAATGAAGGCTGGGCCAGTTTCTGGCACTCGACCATTATGACCCGCCATGGACTGACCGACGAGGGGCTGATTAACTACGCGGATCATCATAGTGGGACGATGGCCACGAGCCCGAACCAACTCAATCCTTACAAGCTCGGGATTGAACTACTTAAAGATATAGAGGAACGCTGGAATAAAGGGCAGTTCGGTCCGGAGTATGATAACTGCACCGACATGTATGAAAGAGAACACTGGGATAAAGATCTCGGTCTTGGTCGGGAGAAAATCTTTGAAGTCCGGAGGATCCATAACGATATTACATTTATCGATACGTTTCTGACCCCCGAGTTCTGTTATAAAAATCGGATGTTTTCATTTGGCTTTAACGATTCGAAT is a window from the Gimesia benthica genome containing:
- a CDS encoding SpoVR family protein; protein product: MVVTTHRPLPKELSDIQQEMEQHALDYGLDFFKTIFEVLDYEELSMFAAYGGFPIRYPHWRFGAQYDELMKGYSYGLQKIYEMVINTDPCYAYLLSANDITDQKLVIAHVYGHCDFFKNNAWFAHTNRKMLDQMANHATRVNRHIDEQGYEKVETFIDTCLSLESLIDPYAPHIRRTQKSESKADTQRRKAEDAESTGGRFPAKNYMDRYINPEDALEEEASQKRQKAMELSDQLKFPKERVRDVLLFLLQYAPLEDWQRDVLTIIRDEAYYFAPQGQTKIMNEGWASFWHSTIMTRHGLTDEGLINYADHHSGTMATSPNQLNPYKLGIELLKDIEERWNKGQFGPEYDNCTDMYEREHWDKDLGLGREKIFEVRRIHNDITFIDTFLTPEFCYKNRMFSFGFNDSNKTYEIQSREFQQIKQQLLNSLSNHGRPVIYVQDANYKNRGELYLEHEYLGIELKLDYAQDTLANLHSIWKRPVNIETVVDDRPTILNYDGKKHSTNSKEKQ